The genomic segment TGCTTCTGTTATAGCAAATTTACTATCCAGGCTGATTCTTAAAGATAATATTTATACAATGAAATTACGGCGGCGGGGCTTGATTATCCACAAGGGGTATGACCTGGCTCAATTGATGCAGATCCAGGTTTTTAAAGCCATGTCAAGGGATGTGGACGTTGTAAAGATGGATGAGGCCTTGAGTTCAGTGGTGGAGAAGATGGAAGAAAGTCATCATAATGGTTTTCCAGTAGTCAATGATGCGGGAGAAATGGTAGGGATCATCACCAGACATGATTTGAACAAATATAGTCATGAAGAATTGAAAAGGCGAAAGGTAAAAGAAGTAATGACAGATAAAGTAAAGGTGGTATATCCTGATGAAACATTAGATCAGGTTCTCTTGCGATTGGTTCAGTATAATGTGGGGCGTATGCCTGTGGTTGAAAGAAATAATCCGACCAGAATTCTGGGAGTGATTACGCGTAAAGATATTGTTGACTTTTATCAGAACCGGTTATTGACCGAAAAAACAAATGATAAATGTTGAGCCTACCTTGAAAAGGAAGACGAATCAAGGTAGGCTCATTTTTTATTAGAGAGTAGTAAAGCGGTCTTTAAGGTGATTTAATATTTGGGGAAGAGTTGTATATTCCATATCCTGTAGGGGTAAGCGGTGTGGTTCAAAAGGTCCCTGGCGTCTTAAGTAGGTAGCGATTTTACTTGCTTCTTTACGAGCTTCATCAAAGGCTGGATCTTTGAAAAGATCAGCGGGACCGACCAGTTGATCTTCTGTAATCTGGAAACCTGCAGCTACGATCCTGGGTGGGCCATCAAATCGGGTGCAGTTGGCGTCATCAAAAGAGACGGGCATTATTGGGCCATTATGGCTTCCTCGCATCCAGCCACTAACAAGATATGGAAGAGCAAAAGGTTCTAGTACTTCACCCAATGCTGGAAGACCTGATTGGCATCGTATTAAAGCTACCGGATCATCTTTACCAACATATTCTCCGGCGATTTGGGAAAGTTTTTCGGTACTTACACTGGCTACAGGAATTTCAGGGTTCAGTTTTGGATGATCTGGGCCAGGATAGACATGTTTAATCACATATCTGCTTTTAGCGCCGATTAAAGCCAGTAGTTGATAAGACTCTTCCGGGGTTTTTAACCTTACAGAGGTGTGTTTCATGATATCCCATACTTCAAAAACGAAACCGCCTTGAAGAGATGGGTCAATTACCAGTCCTGCTGTATTAAATGGGTCAGCAAAGATGCGGTAAAGGGGTAGATTAAATGCTCCGGGTTCTGTTTTATCCATCATAAAGGCTACTACCGGTTCTGAAGGGCGCAAACTAAAAGTCAATTCTGCAACTCCTGGGCCCATTCCTTTGACATTACCGGAGAATGCATTGGTCAGAAGGTCCTGACCTGCTCCATATAATCTAAGCCTGTGAGCTTCTTTTGCTGCTTTTTTAAAAGTTTGCCAGGCCAGTTCATGGATTAAAGGGGAGTCATTTCCATGCTGGTGATAGAAAAGAAGCTGGAGGTCGTCACCTACTTTCATAACCCGATAGTCAATAATATCTCCTTTTTTCTTAGCATTCATTAATTCTCTTTCTCCTATCTCGATTAGATTAGGGTGAATGCCAACATGCCCGGGAAATCCACCAATATCGGCTTTAATCAAACTTAATGTTACCTGCTTCATTAAATAACCTCCTTATAAAAATGTGTGTAATAATTATCTGATAATAAGTTAAATATGCTATACTTATTATAATATATGCTATACTAAAAGAAAAGAGACTTTAATCATAAAATTTTTTAAAAAATTCTTGACAGAGTAAAGTAAGGAAGTTATAATGATGAATAAAAACAAATTAGTTGGTTAAAACGATGATGATGGGAAGAAGTAGGTAGATGGAAAGGCTGCCAGCGAGTCAGGGATAGTGTGAGCCTGATCAGCACTCCGCTACTGAAAGACATCCCGGAATTGCTGACTCGAAAACTCCTTTTTTGAGGGGTAAGTAGGGTTGGACGGTTTTCCCCCGTTATCGGGAAGTAGAGTGAACCTGTTCATTTCAGGTTAAGTAGGGTGGCACCGCGGGAATTTACACTCTCGCCCCTATATTGGGGTGGGAGTTTATTTTTTTAATGTTTTAGGAAATTATAAAATGATTAAACTGCAAAAGCTAATTTTTCGCTCCAAAAGAAATTTTTCTAACCATCTAAAGTTCGATTTCAGTCGAAATAAGGCACACTAATCAATGGACCCTCCTGGCCCTTGATTAGCTCATCACTTCCTGTGATGAGGCCTTATTTCGATTGAAATCTCACTAAGATGGTTTAACGAAAAATTTCTATGTCGCTCAAAATTAGCTTTTGCAGTTTAATCATAAAATAAAATTAGGTGCCTGAAGAGCATTTTGTTCTACTGAAATGGATAGGTTAACAAGGGTGGCACCGCGGATAATTCCGTCCCTTGGCATAGTTTATCTTGCCATGTGGACGGATTTTTTAATATCTGATTCTGGCCAGATCAGATTTTCGATAAATAATTTATGTAGGGAGGTTGTTTGCAATGAAACGTCAGTTGGCAAGGGAGTTAGAAGGTAAGATTGGTGAAACCGTAAAAATTCAGGGGTGGGTGCATCGGATCCGGAATCTGGGGGGAATTGCTTTTATTCTCTTAAGAGACCGTTCCGGTGTTGTCCAGTGTGTAGTGGATACTAAAGAAATTGATATCAAAGGTTTAAAGTTGGAGAGTGTGGTTGAAATTATTGGGAGAGTGAAAGAAGAGTCCCGGGTTGAATTGGGGCTGGAAATTTTGGTTCAGGAATTGAAAGTTATTTCAAAAGTGGTAGAAGACCTTCCCATTGAGATTAACAACGAAGAATTAAAGGCAAATTTGGATACAGTTTTGAATCACAGGGTTTTGAGTTTGCGTAATCTAAAGACCAATGCTATTTTTAAGGTTCAGGCAGCATTGGCCCAGGGTTTTGCCGCTTTTCTTAAAAAGGAGGGTTTTACCCAGATCTTTACTCCAAAAATTGTGGCAACAGGTACGGAAGGAGGGACTGAACTCTTTCAAGTGCAATATTTTGATAAAAAAGCCTATCTGGCCCAGAGCCCTCAGTTTTATAAGCAGATGCTAGTAGGAGCGGGGTATGAAAGGGTCTTTGAAATTGGCCATGTTTATCGGGCAGAGACACATGATACGTCACGGCATACCAATGAATTTATTAGTCTAGATTTAGAGATGGGCTTTATTGAAGATGAAAGAGATGTGATGGCTTTAGAAACCCGGATGCTTAAAGAAATTTTCGCCTTTATAAAGGAGGAATGTGCCAGGGAGTTGGATTTATTGGAGGTAGAGGTGCCGGAGATAGGTGATGAGATTCCTTCTATAAAATTTCCAGAGGCGTTAGAGATTTTACGTCAGGAATATGGCAAAGAAGATCTTAAGATGGATTTAGACCCGGAAGGAGAACGGTTAATTGCTAAATATGTGAAAGAACGGTACGGATCTGAATTTGTCTTTATCACCCACTATCCTCAGGCAAAGCGACCTATGTACACTATGCCTGCAGAAGATGGATTGACCCACAGTTTTGATTTGCTCTTCAGGGGATTGGAAATTACAACCGGCGGTCAGCGAATTCATGACTATGAACAACTAAAAGCCAGTATTATCTCCCGGGGTTTATCGGTGGAAAGTTTCAGCGACTATCTGGAAGTCTTTAAATTTGGTATGCCGCCTCATGGGGGACTTGCTATTGGCTTAGAAAGACTGACAGGACAGCTTTTAGGATATAAAAATATTCGCCAGACCACTCTCTTTCCCCGGGATCGTTACCGGATTCGTCCATAACAAGCGTCAGCATTTTAAGCTGGCGCTTTGGTTTATGAGACTCTGTGGTGGACTGGATTACTTTGTTGATTTATGATAAAATGAGTTTGGGTATCAATTGCAAGAATGGGTAGAATAAAGATGATAAAGTATTAAAAGAAGGTGATAAGGATGGAAGAGGTTGTCTATCTTGATAATAGTGCTACAACCCGGGTTGCTCCTGAAGTAATTGATGCTATGGTAAAGATGATGGAAAAGGATTATGGTAATCCTTCATCTCTTCATCGGATGGGTATTACTGTGGAGAAAAAGATAAACAAAGCCAGAGAACAGATAGCTAAAATATTAGGTGTTAAACCGAAAGAAATTATCTTTACATCGGGTGGTACTGAAGCAAATAACCTGGCCATTCGCGGTGTTGTTTATCAATATAATAAGCGAGGCAGGCATTTAATAACGACCAGGATTGAACATCCTTCTGTTTTAAATACATTTCAGCGGTTAGAAGAGGAAGGATTTGAGGTTACATATTTGCCAGTTGATAGGGAAGGATTTATCAGTATAGAAGAGTTAAAATCAGCCATTACTCCTGAGACGATTCTGGTAAGCATTATGCATGTTAATAATGAAATCGGAACCATTCAACCAATTCAGAAGATGGGAGAAGTGATTAAAGAGATAAATCCCCGTACTATTTTTCATGTTGATGCAGTCCAATCTTTTGGAAAACTGTCCTTAAATCCGATTCAGATGAAAGTGGATCTTTTGACCATTAGTGGTCACAAGATTCATGGTCCTAAGGGAATTGGTGCACTTTATTGTAATGAGAAAATTAATTTGAAGCCTTTAGTTGAAGGTGGAGGTCAAGAGTGGAATATACGCTCGGGAACGGAGAATGTTCCGGGAATAATAGGATTGGGTCTTGCTTCTCAATTGATTGTAAAAGAGAGAGAAGCAAATGTAGAGCGTTTAAAGGATTTAAAAGGATGGTTTTTAAAGGAACTTAAAAAGCTTATTCCTGATGTGAAGATCAATGGTCCTGAATCGGTGGAAGATATAAAAGAAGGCAAAAGTGCACCTTATATTATCAATTTATCCTTTCCAGGGCTTAAGGGAGAGGTATTGCTCCACGCACTGGAGGATTTTAATATCTATGTTTCTACCGGATCAGCCTGTCACTCCCGAAAGAGTGCTCCAAGCCATGTTTTACAGGCCATTGGGCTTAATCAGAGAGAACTGGAGAGTGCAATACGGATCAGTTTATCTTTCCATACGCAAAAAGAAGAGTTAGAATACCTGTTAGAACATTTACCTGATCTGGTAGTTGAATTACGAAATTTAATGCAGAGGTGAGGAGATTGTACACAGATATTCTTATTCGATATGGAGAGATTGGGTTAAAGGGTAAAAACCGAAAAACCTTTGAAAAGATTTTGGTTAGAAATATTAAGGAATGTCTCCGGGATCTGGGCCAATTTAATGTTGAGCGAACTTATGGCCGGATATATCTTCGTCAGGTTGATGGATTAATAGATCAAATTGTCGAACGGTTGGCTAGAGTACCCGGGATTGTTTCTCTCAGTCCTGTAGTTAAAACGGGCTTAGATATGGAAGAGATTAAGGAAATGGCTTTACGGGTATTAGAGGACGCTTTACCTGATGGTGGTACTTTTAAAGTTGAGACCAAAAGGGCTAACAAGAATTTTCCCCTGATTTCTCCAGAGATCAATCGCCAGGTATCGGCCCACTTATTGATTAATTTTTCGAAAGAACTGAAGGTGGATGTACATAATCCCGATACTGTGGTTTTTGTAGAGGTCAGAAGTGAACATGTTTACCTTTACTCAAAGGTTATAGATGGGCCTGGTGGTCTTCCGGTGGGTTCTAGCGGCAGGGGACTTTTGCTTCTTTCCGGTGGGATTGATAGTCCGGTAGCGGGTTGGTTAGGAATGAAGCGGGGTGTCATTATTGATGCTCTTCATTTTTATAGTTTCCCCTTTACAAGTGAACGGTCAAAGGAGAAAGTGATTGAACTGGCAAAGGTATTAGCCCGGTATAGTGGAAAAATGCGTCTTTTTATTGGTTACTTTACCAATATCCAGAAAGCTATTGGTTTAAAGTGTCCTGAAAGGCTGCATATTACCATTATGCGGCGAATGATGTTTAGAATGGCTACTGAGATTGCCCATAGATATAATGCTAAAGTGCT from the Anoxybacter fermentans genome contains:
- a CDS encoding cysteine desulfurase family protein, producing the protein MEEVVYLDNSATTRVAPEVIDAMVKMMEKDYGNPSSLHRMGITVEKKINKAREQIAKILGVKPKEIIFTSGGTEANNLAIRGVVYQYNKRGRHLITTRIEHPSVLNTFQRLEEEGFEVTYLPVDREGFISIEELKSAITPETILVSIMHVNNEIGTIQPIQKMGEVIKEINPRTIFHVDAVQSFGKLSLNPIQMKVDLLTISGHKIHGPKGIGALYCNEKINLKPLVEGGGQEWNIRSGTENVPGIIGLGLASQLIVKEREANVERLKDLKGWFLKELKKLIPDVKINGPESVEDIKEGKSAPYIINLSFPGLKGEVLLHALEDFNIYVSTGSACHSRKSAPSHVLQAIGLNQRELESAIRISLSFHTQKEELEYLLEHLPDLVVELRNLMQR
- the thiI gene encoding tRNA uracil 4-sulfurtransferase ThiI codes for the protein MYTDILIRYGEIGLKGKNRKTFEKILVRNIKECLRDLGQFNVERTYGRIYLRQVDGLIDQIVERLARVPGIVSLSPVVKTGLDMEEIKEMALRVLEDALPDGGTFKVETKRANKNFPLISPEINRQVSAHLLINFSKELKVDVHNPDTVVFVEVRSEHVYLYSKVIDGPGGLPVGSSGRGLLLLSGGIDSPVAGWLGMKRGVIIDALHFYSFPFTSERSKEKVIELAKVLARYSGKMRLFIGYFTNIQKAIGLKCPERLHITIMRRMMFRMATEIAHRYNAKVLFTGESIGQVASQTLESMEVINAVTNIPVLRPLITMDKTEIMDLARKIGTYEISIQPYEDCCTVFVPDAPATRPRLKDAEAAEKDLMIDQLIKEAIERSTVLIITPDGVEAEYSLAEEQGVML
- the aspS gene encoding aspartate--tRNA(Asn) ligase produces the protein MKRQLARELEGKIGETVKIQGWVHRIRNLGGIAFILLRDRSGVVQCVVDTKEIDIKGLKLESVVEIIGRVKEESRVELGLEILVQELKVISKVVEDLPIEINNEELKANLDTVLNHRVLSLRNLKTNAIFKVQAALAQGFAAFLKKEGFTQIFTPKIVATGTEGGTELFQVQYFDKKAYLAQSPQFYKQMLVGAGYERVFEIGHVYRAETHDTSRHTNEFISLDLEMGFIEDERDVMALETRMLKEIFAFIKEECARELDLLEVEVPEIGDEIPSIKFPEALEILRQEYGKEDLKMDLDPEGERLIAKYVKERYGSEFVFITHYPQAKRPMYTMPAEDGLTHSFDLLFRGLEITTGGQRIHDYEQLKASIISRGLSVESFSDYLEVFKFGMPPHGGLAIGLERLTGQLLGYKNIRQTTLFPRDRYRIRP
- the fbp gene encoding fructose-1,6-bisphosphate aldolase/phosphatase: MKQVTLSLIKADIGGFPGHVGIHPNLIEIGERELMNAKKKGDIIDYRVMKVGDDLQLLFYHQHGNDSPLIHELAWQTFKKAAKEAHRLRLYGAGQDLLTNAFSGNVKGMGPGVAELTFSLRPSEPVVAFMMDKTEPGAFNLPLYRIFADPFNTAGLVIDPSLQGGFVFEVWDIMKHTSVRLKTPEESYQLLALIGAKSRYVIKHVYPGPDHPKLNPEIPVASVSTEKLSQIAGEYVGKDDPVALIRCQSGLPALGEVLEPFALPYLVSGWMRGSHNGPIMPVSFDDANCTRFDGPPRIVAAGFQITEDQLVGPADLFKDPAFDEARKEASKIATYLRRQGPFEPHRLPLQDMEYTTLPQILNHLKDRFTTL